CGGGATCGGCGACGTCGGCAGCGGCGACGTGTACGCCTCGCTGGACGCCGACGGGCTGGTCTTCTACGACCTCACCAGCTGGGCCTGGCTGCACGTGGCGAGCGGGGTGCTGCTGGTGGTGACCGGTCTGGCCGTCGCCTCCGGTCGACGCCGGTGGGTCACGGCCGCCCTGGTGGTCGGGGCGGTGGTCGTCGTCGTCCACCTGCTGTTCGCGCCCTACCACCCGATCGAGGCGTTGATCGTGGTGGGCCTGACCCTGGCCGCCGCGCGGCTGGTCGTCCGGCACCGCCGCGCCGAGCGGCGGGATCCACCGGTCAGGACGGCTGGCAGACCCTCCCGGTGAAGGACGGGTCCGGTTGCCGCCGGCCGTCCCACGCCGGGTTGAGCCGGATGGCCAGCGGGGGTGCCTGCCAGCCCGCGCCGAGCTGCTGGAGCAGCGGATACTCCCGGCGTTGCCGACTCTCCGGCACTCCGGCCAGGAAGTGGACCAGCCGGTCCTGGACCAGCGACCGGCCCAGCAGCCCGCCGTGCACCCCGGGCATCTGGAAGACCGGGATGCCGGTGTACTCGCCGGGCGGAGCCTCGGTGGCCGTGGTGGTCGGCAGGAAGGCCAACATCCGGACGCCCGGCACCGGGCACATCAACTGATTGCGGTAGAAGGGCGCGTCGTCCAGCAGCGACCGGATGAACGGATCGTCCGGCCCGCTGTCGTCGACCCCGACCAGCCTGATCGCCCCGAGCAGGGCGCGAAGCTGCCAGCCGGTGACCACGCCCCAGCCCCGGTCCGCGCCGGGCGGCGGGTAGTAGGCCCGCCCCGCGTCGATCAACGGGCTGAACATGACCAGGGTGTCCACCGCCGGGTGCGGACGCTGTGCGAGGTAGGTGCGGGCCAGCATCGCCCCCTCGCTCTCCCCGATCAGGGCGACCGGCCGGCCGGTACGCCGGTGCAGCCGGTCCACCTGGTTCTCCAGCAGGGCGGCACCGCTCTCCAGCGACCGGGTGGTGTCCACCGGCCGGTACGGCAGCGGCCGACCGTCCCCGGCCAGCCCCCGGTAGGAGAACCGTTCCACGTTCGGGTCGACCGGTGCCGCCCCGTCGTAGGCGGAGCCGTGCCCGGCGAGGACGATCACCGCGTGCCTGACGTCCGGTGGCAGCCGCTGCCCGAGCACCACCTGTTCGATCGTCACCCCGGCCGGGACGACCTGCACCAGCGCCGGGATGGCCAGCGGCACGGCGAGGGCCAGCAGAACCGCGATCGGGGTGACCGGCACCCGGCTCCACCGCACCCGGGGCGTCTGCACGGCCACGTGCACGGTGCGTTCCCACAGCAGCCCGTTGGCCACTCCGGCGAGCAGCGCGACCGGCACCGTCCACCAGCCGGGGACGCTCCAGCACAGCGCGCCGGCCACGGTGATCACCACGAGGTTCAGCAGGGACCAGCCGACCAGGGCGATCGACGGCAGCCCGCGCCACCACGGCGCGACCACGGCGGCCCGTTGCAGGAACGGCGCGAGCAGGAACATCGGCAGCAGCGAGGCGAGCAGCACCCAGGAGAGCGCGACCACCGAGGCGGCCACCGAGATCAGCGCCCACGGCGCGACCAGCACGGTGACCACCGCGGACAGTCCGAGGTTGCGTACGAGCAGCCGGCGCAGGCGGGGTCGGGCCACCCCGGCGGGCCAGGCGAGCGCCACCAGCCCGGTGGTGAGCACCCCACGGAACCCGACCAACAGCAGCAGCACGGCCAGGAAGTCGGGCCACGAGTCGTGGTAGACGTACAGCCAGCGCAGGTCGTGATAGGTGTCGTACGGCCAGACGGCGGTGACCTGGGAGGACAACCCCTCGGCGGCGACGAACCCTAGGCGGACCAGCACCACCGCCTCGATCGCCGGTGGCACGGCGGCCAGGGCGCACAGCGCCAGCAGCCGGGGTCGCGGTCGGTGCACGCCCTCTCCTCACCGGGTGACCAGGGTTCCACCAGCAGGTTCCCCCGCCCGACGACCGCGTGTCGGTGATACCGCCGATCTACCGCCGACCGGCTTGCCGCTCGTCCCCCCGATGGCGGGTCGTCGCGCGTTGCTGGAGGCCGGCGAGCCGCAGCGCGATCCGGCGGCGCACCGGCGGCATCCCCGACACCGCGTGCAGCGCCAGGTCCCGCAGCGGCCGGCCGGCGGGCGGCAGGGTGGCCAGCCGGGTCAGCCGGGCGGCGAAGCCGACGACCTCCTCGGCGAGCGGTCGACGACTGGCCGCGTAGTCGTCCAGCAGGGTGTCGGGGTGACCGGCGAGGACCCCGCCGAGGGCGGCCCCGAGGGCCACCGCGTCGCAGATGCCGAGGTTCATCCCCTGCCCACCGGCCGGGCTGTGCACGTGCGCGGCGTCCCCGGCGAGCAGCACCCGGCCGCGCCGGTAGCGGTCGGCGATCCGGTGGTGGACGCGGAACCGGGAACTCCAGAGCACGTCGGTCAGCCGGTCCGGCCGCCGGGTCGGGCCGCGCTCGTCGAGCAGCGCCTGGAGCCGGGCGGCGTCCGGGTCGCGGGGCGCGTCGGCGACGGCGGCGACCAGCCGGACCACGCCGTCCGGCAGGGGTGCCCACACCAGCGGACCCGGCCGGGCGAGGAAGAGCGCGACCTCGTCGCGGGGGAGCGCACTGCTCACCCGGACGTCGGCGAGCAGGAACGACTCGCCCACGTCGGCCGGCCCACCGAAACCGATGCCGGCCAGGTCACGGACGGTGCTGTGCATGCCGTCCGCGCCGACCACCCAGCGGGCCCGCACGCTCGTCCCGTCGGCGAAGCCGGCGACCGCCCGGTCGCCGTCGTGGTCCAGGCCGGTGAGCTGGTACGGCCGGTGCACCTGCCCGCCGAGGGCGGCCAGCCGCTCGGTGAGCACCGCCTCGGTCACCGACTGGGAGACCAGCAGCGCGTACGGGTACGTCGACGGCAGGTCCCCGAAGCCGAGGGTGAGCAGCACCCGGTCGCGGTCCCGCACGGTGAAGCGCGCCGCCCGCAGTCCCCGGGCCACCAGCGGCGCGGTGACGCCGATCCGGTCCAACACCTCCAGCGTGTACGCGTGCACGACGGCGGCCCGGGAGGTGACCGGCGGTACGGACGCCCGGTCGACCACGGTCACCTCGACGCCCTGTCGGGCGAGGGTGGCCGCGACGGTCAGTCCGGTCGGGCCGGCTCCCACCACCAGGACGTCGGTCTGCGCGGGCAGCGTCTCCCACCTCCGTTGCCAACAAACGTTTGCCAACACTTGTTGGCAACGGTAGGCCGGGTGGACACCGGAGGTCAACGCCTGTTGGCATAGAGTCGGGGACATGACTGCCCGCCGATCCGACGCCACCCGGGCCGCGATCCTGACCGCGGCCCGGCAGCGGTTCGCCGCCGACGGATACGAGCGGGCCACCATCCGGGCCATCGCCGCCGACGCCAGGATCGACCCGTCCATGGTGATGCGCTACTACGGCAGCAAGGAGGGGTTGTTCGCGGCGGCCGCCGAGTTCGACCTGCGGCTGCCGGACCTCACCGACCAGCCCACCGACCAGCTCGGTGAGGTGCTGGTCCGGCACTTCCTCGACCGCTGGGAGGGCGACGGGACGCTGGTCGCGCTGCTGCGTACCGCCGCCACCAACCAGGGTGCGGCCGACCGGATGCGGGCGGTCTTCACCGACCAGCTCGGCGCGGCGGTGGCCGCCGTCGTACCCGATCCGGCGCAGGCGCCCCGGCGGGCCGGTCTGGTCGCCAGCCAGATGCTCGGCCTGGCGCTGACCCGGTACGTGCTGCGCCTGCCCCCGGTCGTCGACACCCCGCCGGCCGACCTGGTCACCTGGCTGGCCCCCACCGTCCACCGCTACCTCCGCGCCCCCACCTGACCCCGGCCGGCCGGGCCGGGGCGGGTGGTCAGCCGGCCAGGCCGCCCGGCTGGTCGCCCCGGACCACGGGAGCGCGGACCAGGTTGCCCCACTCGGTCCACGAGCCGTCGTAGTTGCGCACCTGCGGGAAGCCCAGCAGGTGGTGCAGGACGAACCAGGTGTGGCTGGACCGCTCACCGATCCGGCAGTACGCCACCACGTCGTCGGCCGGGCTCAGTCCGAGCTGGTCGGTGTAGATCGCCCGCAGCTCGTCGGCCGACTTGAAGGTGCCGTCGTCGTTGGCGGCGGACTTCCACGGCTTGCTGACCGCGCCCGGGATGTGCCCGCCGCGCAGCGCCCCCTCCTGCGGGTAGTCCGGCATGTGCAGCATCTCGCCCGTGTACTCGCCCGGCGACCGCACGTCGACCAGCGGCCGGCCCGCCGCCACGTGCGCCATCACCTGCTCCCGGTACGCCCGGACCGGCGCGTCGTTGCGCTGCGGCACCGGATAGTCGGCGCGCGGCCGGACCGTCTTCTCCCGGGTCAGCTCACGCCCCTCGGCGATCCACTTCTGCCGGCCGCCGTCGAGCAGCCGCACGTCGGCATGACCGAACAGGGTGAACACCCACAGCGCGTACGCGGCCCACCAGTTGAAGTTGTCGCCGTAGAAGACGACCGTGTCGTCCCGGCCGATGCCCTTGGCCGCGCACAGCTCGGCGAAGCTCTCCGCGTCCAGGTAGTCCCGGGTGACCTGGTCGTTCAGCTCGGTGTGCCAGTCGACCTTGACGGCCCCCGGGAGGTGACCGGTGTCATAGAGCAGCACGTCCTCGTCGGATTCGACCACGACGAGACCCTCGTCGCCGAGGTGCTCGGCCAGCCACTCGGTGGTGACCAGCCGCTGCGGGTCGGCGTAGGACTGGAGGCGGGGATGCGGATCACTCGGCACAGACATGATCCCCAAGTTACGCCGGTGTCCGTGGCACCGACCGCCCAACGGGCCCGCCCCGGCCCCGGTCGCGTCCCGATCGCCCCGGTCCCCGGCCCGCCTTGGCCCGCTTTGGCCCCGGCCCCGGTCCGCATGGTCCCGGTCCGCTCGGCGCGGCACCGGCACCGCGCCGCCGGGACGGTCAGGCTCGGCGGTGTACCAGGCGACCGGCGACGATCGTGGCGAGACAGCGGCCGTCGTCGGCGAAGACGGCCAGGTCGGCCCGGTCACCGGCGGCCAGCACGGGGGGCCGGGCCACGTCGAGGACGGCGACGTCGTTGCGGGTCACCGCCGCCCGTACCGCCGGGTCGGTGAGATGGGCGGCGAGCACCGCGCCGACGCCGACCCGGAGCAGGGCGTGCACCCGTTCGCGCGGGCTGGGGGCCGGCGGCAGCGGCCCGTCGTGCACCAGTGCCGGCCCGAGGGTGCCGGGCCACCGCCGCACCCGCACCATCGGGTACGCCTGCGTCAGTTCCTCGACCGGGCCGAGCGCCTCGATCCGGTCACCGTCGACCAGCACCGCCCAGCCCGGCAACGGTCCGCCGTCGTCGACGGTGCGGCGCAACAGCGGGGCGGTGTGGAGGGTGTGCACGGTCAGTCGACGACGGGGCCGAGGATCGGGCGCTTGGCGGTGACCGTGTCGCCGGAGGACCGGCCGGTGAGTCGGCGGGTGATCCACGGGGCCAGGTGCCGGCCGACCCAGCTCAGGTCGGCGGCGCGGGCGCTGAGCCACGGGGTGGCGGCCGGGTGCTCCGGCACCATCAGCCACTCCTCGTCGCAGCCCACGCCGAGCGCGGTCAGCACCTGGGCGGCGACCCGCCGGTGCCCGGCGGCGGACAGGTGCAGCCGGTCGGGGCTCCAGAGCATCGGGTTGAGCCGGTACGTGTCGTCGGTGAACAGGTCGATCAGGATCGCGCCGTGCCGCTCGGCGATCTCACCGATGATCCGGTTGATCAGCGCGATCCGGGGGGAGACGAGGCGCTGGCCGGGCAGCCGGGCCAGCACGTCGGCGAACCGGAAGAGGATCACGTCGGCACCACCGGACCGCAGCCGGCCCACCACGGCGTCGAACCGGGTGGCCAGCGCGTCCGGGTCGAAGGTGCGTCGCAGCACGTCGTTCCCGCCGGCCGCGAAGCTGATCAGGTCGGGCTTCATGGCGAGCGCGGCGGGCACCTGCTCGGCGACGACACTCGGGAAGAGCCGACCCCGGATCGCCAGGTTCGCGTAGCCGAACTCCGGGCCGACCTCGGCGGCCAGCCGGGTCGCCACCAGGTCCGCCCAGCCCCGGTAGGTGCCGTCGGGGTACGCGTCGTCCATGCCCTCGGTGAAGCTGTCCCCGACCGCCACGAAGCTCCGCCAGCGCACGCCGCCCCCCTCATGCCTTCGTTTCCTGCGGCGACCAGTCTGTCACCGGCCGGTCCCGGGCCACCGCCGCCCACCACCCGAACGTGGCCCAGGTCATCGACGCCCGCCGCACCCTTGATCCACTCACCTGCCGCACCGTTGATCCACCCACGGGCGATGTCGATCCCGGCCCGGCCCGGCCACCCCGACCGGCCCGGCCAGCTCAGTCCGGCGGGGGTGGGGTGGCCGGTCGCCGACGGTAGGGCACCCAGGCGACGAAGCGCTCGAACAGGTCACGGGGCGTCGGCCCGTCCTGCGGGTTCAGCCGGAACAGGTCGTGGCTCGCCTCGTGATAGAGCCCCGACAGATAGACGGCCAGGTCGACGAGGTGTGCGTCGTACTCGATGCGGAGCAGGAGCCGGGCCTCGGCGCACGGCCACGGGCCGCCGCAGGCCCGGCACACCCACAGCGGTCGCAGCGGCAGGTGCGGTGGGCAGCCCGGCGGGTGGGAGCGGGGCCGGTCGGCATACGGGCCGAGGCGGGGCACCGGAAAGCGACGGGAGTTCACCGGTCTCGACCTCCTGATGGCGGTGGGGACGGGGCCGCCCCTGCACGGGGGGTCACGGGCGGCCCCGCAGCGGGCCGGACGGAAGGCGACCCGCTGGTGACATTCTGGTGATGGCACCACTACTGTCGGAAGGCATCGACGCCGGCCCGGGTGAGGTCGGGTCGACGGGGAGGGCCGCCCGGTCGGACCGGGGAGGCGGCCGGGACAACCGTGGAGGACGTGTGGAAAGTGAACCGACCGCCGAGCTGATCCGGGCACAACTGCGCAGACTGCGGCTGCACGCGGAGCTGAGCCAGGAGGAGTTCGGCAAGCTGGTCCACTTCTCCGGCTCCCAGATCTCGGCCATCGAGCTGGGCCAACGCCCGTTCGACAGGCTGTTCCTGAAGCGGGCGGACGAGGTCCTGACGACCGGCGGGCTGCTCACCTCGCTGCTCAGGCTGGCCGAGCGCTACTCGCAACCGAACTGGTTCCGGCCCTGGCTGGAGGCCGAACGCCAGGCACAGCAGCTCTGGTGCTACCACCCGACGCTCGTCCCGGGTCTGTTGCAGACGGAGAACTACGCCCGTGCGGTGATCCGGGCCGACGACATGCTCAGTGACGACGAGGTGGAGCGACGGCTCGCGGTCCGACTGGACCGGCAGAACGTGCTCACTCGTTCGCAGCCGCCGAAGCTGATCGCGGTGATCGAGGAGGCGGTGCTCCGGCGCGCGGACGAGAGCTTCCGGGGCCTGATGGTGCAGCAGATCGCCCACCTGCTGGAGTGCATCGACCAGCCGAACGTCAGCATCCACGTGATACCCGCCGAGGTCAGCACCCACGTCGGTCTCGCCGGCCCGTTCACGCTGGCGCTCGGCAACGACAGCGGTTGGGTGGGTTATCTGGAGAATCAGCTCGATGGCACCACGATCGACAAGGACGGTGAGCTGACTATCCTGATCGCTCGGTGGGAGAGCGTCCGCAGCGAGGCCCTGCCGCACAACCAGTCGGCACTGCTGATGAAGGAAGTGATGACGTCATGGAGCTGACCGGTGCCACCTGGCGCAAGTCCACCCGCAGCGGCAACAGCGAGTGCGTCGAGGTCGCCGACGGTCTACCCGGCGTCGTCGGGGTGCGTGACAGCAAGGACCCGACCGGTCCCGTCCTCACCTTCGACCGCCGGGCCTGGCGGTCCTTCGTCGCCGCCACCGGCAACGGTGTCGGCACCCGCTGACCCACCCCGGCCCGCCACGTCGGGAGCGTGCGGCTAGGGCAGGCGGTAGACGGAGACGTGGGAGCGGGATTCGGCGGTGAACTCGCTCCCGGCCCAGTCCGCGTGCCGGCTCTCCAGCGTGAACCCGGCGAGCTGCGCCATCAGGTCCAGCTCGGCGGGCCAGACGTAGCGGTGCGGGGTACGGAACAGCTCCGCCTGCCGGCTGTCGGCGAACCGGAAGTGGTGCGACACCAGGTGCTGGTTCAGCACGTCGTAGGTGTCCACCCCGAGGTAGCCGGGTTCGGAGTGCCAGACCACCGCCTGCTGCCCGGGTGGAAGTTTGCGCAGCTCGGGCACCCACAGCTCGATGACGAACCGGCCACCCTCGCCGAGGTGCCGGGCGGCGTTGCGGAAGCACGCCACCTGCTCGGCCTGGGTGAGCAGGTTGGCGACCGTGTTGTAGACCAGATAGACCAGTGAGTATTCGCCCGGGGCGACGGCGGTGGCCATGTCACCGGCGACCACCGGGATGGTCTGTGCGTCCGCCTTGGTGCGGAGCTGCGCGATCATCGGGGCGGACAGTTCGATCCCGGTCACCGGCACCCCCCGGGCGGCGAGCGGAACGGCCACCCGGCCGGTGCCGATGGCGAACTCCAGCGCCGGCCCGTCCCCCGCGAGGGCGGCGAGCCGGTCCACCGTCGGCCCCAGCACCTCGGCCGCGAACATCCCGGTGCCCGGCGTGTCGTAGTGCCGAGCAGCCTCGGCGTCCCAGATCTCATCCTGCCGCATGCCATCGATGCTCAGCAATCCGGAACCCCCTGTCCACCGATTTCCCGCCCCACCCCACCCTCCCGCCCCGCACCCGGTCCCAGCCCAGCCCAGCCCCGGTCCCGGCCCCGGCCCCGGTCCCATCCCCGGCCCCGGTCCCGGTCCCGGTCCCATCCCCGGTCCCCGACGCCGCCCCGACCCCCGGGCCCGCTCCCGCGGGGGCCTTGTCGTCGTTGACCAAGAGGTTTGTGTGACGAGTCGGCCCGAACTCTGACGTAAACCTCTTGATCAACGCGATCCGGGCACGCGGAGGTGCCCGGGAGGGGGATCCGGGGGATGAGTTTCGGGGCGGGTTCGTGGGAACGGGGTGTAGCGCACGCGCCACGGGGTACCGGAGTGGGATCGACCACGGGTGTTGTACGGAGGGCTGCCATGTACCGGGTCAGTGACGTGATGACGAAGCAGGTGGTCTACCTCGCGGTGGAGACCACACTGGACGAGGCGGCCAGGGTGATGAAGGAGGCCGACATCGGGGACGTGGTGGTCACCGACGGCTCGACGCTGGCGGGCCTGCTGACCGACCGGGACATCGTGGTCCGGGCGGTCGCCGAGTGCAGCGATCCGACCACCACCACCATCGGTTCCATCATCACCCGGGAGGTGGTGATGATCGAGCAGCACGCCACGGCGGGTGAGGCGGTGGCGTTGATGCGTGAGCGCAACATCCGGCGGATCCTGGTCTGCGACAACGAGCGCAAGCTCGTCGGCATCGTCTCCCTGGGCGACCTGGCGATGCAGCTCGACCCCAGCTCGGCGCTGGCCGACATCAGCGAGGCCGCCCCCAACAGCTGAGCGACGAGGGGCACGGGCCGTGGTCGCGCCGGGGCGGCGGTAGCCTGGCGGGATGTCCGAGATGCCGACGAGACTGGCCGAGATCGTCGAGGAGTTCGCCGACGCCCCCCGCGACGTGGTGCTGGAGATGCTGCTGGAGTACGCCGACGTAATCCCGCCGCTGCCCGCCGGGGTGGACCGCGACGATCTGGAACAGGTCCCCGAGTGCCAGACGGCGTTCTTCCTGAAGGCCGAGGTCAACCCGGACGGCACGGTGACCACCGTGTTCGACTGTCCGCCGGAGGCGCCCACCACCCGGGCCTTCGCCGGCATCCTCGCCGAGGGGCTGGCCGGAGCGAGCGCCGAGCAGGTGCTGGCCGTCCCGGACGATCTCTACCAGCGGATGGGACTGGCCCAGGCGATCAGCCCACTGCGGGTGCGCGGCGGCACGGCGATCCTGACCCGGCTCAAGCGGCAGGTTCGGGAACAAGCCGGCTGAGCTGCGGGTTGTCTCCGATCATGGAGATCGAGATCTACGCCGACGTGGTCTGCCCCTGGTGCTACATCGGCAAGCGCCGCCTCGAACAGGCCCTGGCGTCGTACGACGGTGAGGTGACCGTCCGGTACCGGCCGTTCCAGCTCGACCCGACGCCGGTGACCGCGCCGCAGCCGCTGCTCGACGCGCTGGCCGCGAAGTTCGGTGGCCGGGAGCGGGCCGAGCAGATGGCCGGCCAGGTGACCCGGGTGGCCGCCGGGGTGGGGCTGACCCTGAACTTCGACCGGGCGGTGAGCGCCAACACCTTCGACGCGCACCGGCTCGTCCGCTTCGCCGACGGTCACGGTCGGGCAGGTGAGCTGGTCGAGGCGCTCTACCGGGCGCACTTCACCGACGGGGTCGACGTCGGGTCGCCGTCGGCGCTGGTCACGCTGGCCACCTCGGCCGGTCTGGACGAGACCGAGGTACGCGACCACCTGGCGTCCGACGCGGGCCGGCGCGAGGTGGCCGCCGACCTGGCCGCCGCCCACCAGCTCGGGGTGAGCAGCGTGCCGACCTTCGTGCTCGCCGGCAAGTACGGCGTCACCGGGGCGCAGGAGCCGGAGACCCTGCTCGCCGCCCTGACCGAGGTCGCCCAGCGCGAGTCCACCCCCTGACGCCGGGCGACCCCGACCGACAGCCGGCGGGCAGGCAGGCGTCGACGGATGCCATGTTTCACGTGCAACAACATTGACGAATATCGTTGACTAGACCGGCCGGGCCAGGCCCTCCACCACCCGCGCGCCCGGCAACGCGCCGAGCGCCGGCCCGGGGAGGGCGATCTTGCTGTGCCGTACGCCGGAGCCGATGATCACGTGCGGGGTGGCGATCACCCGGGCGTCGACCAGGATCGGCCAGGACTCCGGCAGCCCGATCGGGGTGATCCCGCCGTACTCCATCCCGGTCGACTCGACCGCCTCGGCCATCGGGGCGAAGCTCGCCTTGCGGACGTCCAACGCCCGGCGGGCCACCCCGTTGACGTCGACCCGGGTGGTGGCGAGCACCACGCAGGCGGCGTACCGGATCTCGCCCTCCCGCTTACCGGCGATCACCACGCAGTTCGCCGAGACGTCCAGCCCCACCTCGTACGCCGCGCAGAAGGCCGCCGTGTCGGCGAGCGTGGCGTCGATCGGCGCGACCAGTACCGCGTCGACGTCGACGGGGGCCTCTGCCGGCCACTGCGCCAGCGCGGTGGCCACCGGCGGAGCCAGCAGGTCGACGCGGTTCCGGGCGGGCTCGGTCTGCAACGTTCCCATCACGGCAGCGATCCTCGCACCCCACTCCGCGCGCCGCCCACCGGGCCACGCCCGCAGGTCGGACCGTCCGCCCGCAGGTAGGACCGTCCACCCCCAGGCCGGACCGTCCACCTATAGGTCAGGCCGTCCCGGTCCGGCCGGTCAGTTGCCACCCAGGAAGGAGTTCTCCCGCAGGAAGGCCCGGTCGTCGGCTGACGCGGACCGGGCCACCCGCAGCGACTGCGGCCGGCGGGCCTCCAGATCCTCCATGCCGTGCCGCACGGCGAGACGGATCACCCCGTAGAGGAAGACCAGGCCGAAGACGTAGAGCAGCACGGTGGCGACGAAGAGCAGCATGGCGTCACGGTAGGCAGAGGCCGAATCCGCGCCCGGCTCATCTTCGGTCCGGTCCCCCGTACGTGTCGGCCAGGTATTCCGCCCAGGTCCGCCGTCCGGTCGGCGTGACGCTCGTGGTCAGGCCGCCCGCCCGCAGTTCCCGGCCCAGCCGCCCCGGCAGGCGCACCGGCAGCAGCGGACGGTACGACCGCCGGGCCGCCCGCCAGGCCCGTACCGCCTCGTCGAAGCGGAGCACCTGCGGGCCGCCGTACTCCTCGATCCCGGTCAGCGGTCCGGTGCCGAGCCGCTCCGCGAGGCGGACGGCCACCTCGTGCGGGTCGACCGGCTGGGCCAGCACCGCCGGGTCACCCGGCACCGGACCCAGCCGACCAACGGCGCGCAGCAGCCGGTCCAGGAACGCCGGGAACTGGGTGGCCCGCAGCACCGTCCACGGCACCGGGCCGGCCGCCAGCACCTGCTCCGCCGCCAGCTTGTGCCGGTAGTACGGGACCGGTACCCGGTCCACGCCGACGATCGAGACGTACAGCAGGTGGCCCACCCCGGCGCCCGCGGCGGCCAGTGCCAGCC
Above is a window of Micromonospora rifamycinica DNA encoding:
- a CDS encoding YbaK/EbsC family protein, encoding MGTLQTEPARNRVDLLAPPVATALAQWPAEAPVDVDAVLVAPIDATLADTAAFCAAYEVGLDVSANCVVIAGKREGEIRYAACVVLATTRVDVNGVARRALDVRKASFAPMAEAVESTGMEYGGITPIGLPESWPILVDARVIATPHVIIGSGVRHSKIALPGPALGALPGARVVEGLARPV
- a CDS encoding SDR family oxidoreductase, which gives rise to MRVLVTGAGGTLGRAVLPRLRTDGFTVRAMSRRPRHDPAADWVVADLGTGAGLAGAVAGMDAVLHLASHAGGGARTHRVDVLGTRRLALAAAGAGVGHLLYVSIVGVDRVPVPYYRHKLAAEQVLAAGPVPWTVLRATQFPAFLDRLLRAVGRLGPVPGDPAVLAQPVDPHEVAVRLAERLGTGPLTGIEEYGGPQVLRFDEAVRAWRAARRSYRPLLPVRLPGRLGRELRAGGLTTSVTPTGRRTWAEYLADTYGGPDRR